The proteins below are encoded in one region of Paenisporosarcina cavernae:
- the sdhA gene encoding succinate dehydrogenase flavoprotein subunit, with protein sequence MAKSKLIIVGGGLAGLMATIKAAEEGTPVELFSLVPVKRSHSVCAQGGINGAVNTKGEGDSPDIHFDDTVYGGDFLANQPPVKAMADAAPGIIRLLDRMGVMFNRTPEGLLDFRRFGGTLHHRTAFAGATTGQQLLYALDEQVRRHEVNGLVTKYEGWEFLGILKDENGVCRGIKAQSLTTMEIRAFRSDAVIMATGGPGIIFGKSTNSVINTGSAASIVYQQGAYYANGEFIQIHPTAIPGDDKLRLMSESARGEGGRIWTYKDGKPWYFLEEKYPAYGNLVPRDIATREIFDVCVNQKLGINGENMVYLDLSHKDPKELDIKLGGIIEIYEKFTGDDPRKVPMKIFPAVHYSMGGLWVDYDQMTNIPGLFAAGECDYSQHGANRLGANSLLSAIYGGMVAGPNAVKYMQRLNSHAEDMDASVFDAQIAEEQKKWDDTLKLDGTENAYILHKELGEWMTDNVTVVRYNDRLKATDDKILELMERYENININDTQLWSNQGATFTRQLKNMLYLARVITLGALNRDESRGAHYKPDFPERDDENFMKTTMAKFDPSTGAPIFHYEDVDVSLIPPRKRDYSSKGDH encoded by the coding sequence ATGGCAAAAAGTAAATTGATCATTGTCGGTGGTGGCCTCGCAGGTCTTATGGCAACGATTAAAGCTGCTGAAGAAGGCACGCCAGTTGAATTATTTTCATTAGTTCCAGTAAAACGCTCACACTCCGTTTGCGCACAAGGTGGAATTAATGGTGCTGTTAATACGAAAGGAGAAGGCGATTCTCCTGATATACATTTTGACGATACAGTTTACGGAGGAGATTTCTTAGCGAACCAACCGCCAGTCAAAGCGATGGCAGATGCTGCTCCTGGTATTATCCGTTTGTTAGATCGCATGGGGGTTATGTTTAACCGTACTCCAGAAGGTCTTTTAGATTTCCGGCGTTTCGGTGGGACGTTACATCACCGTACTGCATTTGCTGGTGCGACAACTGGGCAACAATTATTGTATGCACTTGACGAGCAAGTTCGTCGTCATGAAGTGAATGGTTTAGTAACAAAATACGAAGGATGGGAATTCCTAGGTATTTTAAAAGATGAAAATGGTGTGTGTCGTGGTATTAAAGCACAAAGCTTAACAACAATGGAAATTCGCGCATTCCGTTCGGATGCTGTTATTATGGCAACTGGTGGACCTGGAATTATCTTTGGTAAATCAACGAACTCTGTTATTAATACTGGTTCAGCGGCTTCCATTGTGTATCAACAAGGCGCATATTATGCTAATGGAGAATTCATTCAAATTCATCCAACTGCAATCCCAGGAGACGACAAGCTACGTCTAATGTCGGAATCAGCTCGGGGTGAAGGCGGTCGTATTTGGACATATAAAGACGGCAAACCTTGGTATTTCTTAGAAGAAAAGTATCCTGCATACGGAAACTTAGTACCTCGTGACATCGCAACTCGTGAAATTTTTGATGTTTGTGTAAATCAAAAATTAGGCATTAACGGCGAAAACATGGTGTACTTAGATTTATCGCATAAAGATCCGAAAGAGCTTGATATTAAGCTTGGTGGAATCATTGAGATATATGAGAAATTTACGGGCGATGACCCACGTAAAGTTCCGATGAAAATTTTCCCTGCAGTTCATTACTCAATGGGCGGATTATGGGTAGATTATGATCAAATGACGAACATTCCAGGATTGTTTGCAGCTGGTGAGTGTGATTACTCTCAACATGGCGCCAACCGTTTAGGTGCTAACTCATTATTATCCGCTATTTACGGTGGTATGGTAGCTGGACCTAATGCTGTGAAATATATGCAACGTTTAAATTCTCATGCGGAAGATATGGATGCATCTGTATTTGATGCACAAATTGCTGAAGAGCAGAAAAAATGGGATGACACGCTAAAATTAGATGGAACAGAAAATGCTTACATTCTCCATAAAGAATTAGGAGAATGGATGACAGATAACGTAACCGTTGTTCGTTACAATGATCGTTTAAAAGCTACAGATGATAAAATTCTTGAATTGATGGAGCGCTATGAGAATATCAATATTAACGATACTCAGTTATGGTCAAACCAAGGTGCGACATTTACTCGTCAATTAAAGAACATGCTTTATCTAGCTCGTGTTATTACACTTGGTGCGTTAAATCGTGATGAGAGTCGTGGAGCTCACTACAAACCTGACTTCCCAGAACGTGATGATGAGAACTTCATGAAAACAACAATGGCAAAATTCGACCCTTCTACAGGAGCTCCTATTTTCCATTATGAAGATGTAGATGTTTCTTTGATTCCACCACGTAAACGTGACTATTCTTCGAAAGGGGATCACTAA
- a CDS encoding succinate dehydrogenase cytochrome b558 subunit, with protein MFKDSEFLWRRLHSLLGIIPVGLFLTQHLVINHFATRGAESFNAATHFMESLPFLLFLEWFVIYIPLMFHAFYGIYIAFTAKNNVQRYGTFRNWMFVLQRFTGIFLVVFIAWHIFETRFQVAIGADEVNFNMMEDILANPFMLAFYIVGVISATFHLANGIWSFLVSWGFTQSPASQRIATYVTMVIFLALSVVGVQALLAFV; from the coding sequence TTGTTCAAAGACAGCGAGTTTTTATGGCGACGTCTGCATTCATTACTTGGTATCATTCCGGTTGGACTATTTCTAACACAACATTTAGTCATCAACCACTTTGCTACTAGAGGTGCTGAATCATTCAACGCTGCAACACACTTTATGGAAAGTTTGCCTTTCCTTTTATTTCTTGAGTGGTTTGTCATTTACATTCCACTAATGTTTCATGCATTTTACGGGATTTATATCGCGTTTACTGCGAAGAACAATGTACAACGATACGGGACATTCCGTAACTGGATGTTCGTTCTTCAACGTTTTACAGGTATTTTCTTAGTAGTATTCATCGCATGGCATATTTTCGAAACACGTTTCCAAGTGGCTATTGGTGCAGATGAAGTAAATTTCAACATGATGGAAGATATTTTAGCGAATCCATTTATGTTAGCTTTCTACATTGTTGGAGTAATTTCTGCTACATTCCATTTAGCAAATGGTATTTGGTCATTTTTAGTGAGTTGGGGCTTCACTCAATCTCCTGCGTCACAACGCATCGCTACATATGTAACTATGGTCATTTTCTTGGCTCTTTCTGTAGTAGGTGTTCAGGCGTTATTAGCATTTGTTTAA
- a CDS encoding YslB family protein: MTEQRTNEFGYELLRDHVLPTVLGKHEADILYWVGKDIARKFPMFSMEETTDFFKEAAWGDLQLLKQTKEEATYELKGLDHALKISERNFRLEAGFLAQTHEKLSGYLTECIEEKQSADKSVRFFLKWDRHSIVEK; encoded by the coding sequence ATGACAGAGCAACGTACGAATGAATTTGGGTATGAATTACTGCGGGATCATGTTCTGCCTACAGTACTGGGAAAGCATGAAGCAGACATTCTATATTGGGTCGGAAAAGATATTGCACGAAAATTTCCAATGTTTTCGATGGAAGAAACAACAGATTTTTTTAAAGAAGCAGCTTGGGGGGACCTACAATTACTCAAGCAGACAAAGGAAGAAGCAACGTACGAATTAAAAGGGCTCGATCATGCACTTAAAATTTCGGAACGTAATTTCCGTCTCGAAGCTGGATTTCTAGCTCAGACACATGAAAAATTATCAGGTTATTTAACAGAATGTATCGAAGAAAAACAAAGTGCCGATAAATCTGTACGCTTTTTCTTAAAGTGGGATCGACACAGTATTGTCGAGAAATAG
- a CDS encoding DUF1992 domain-containing protein yields MNWQLIELQIKKAQEEGAFDNLHGEGKPLPPDEFAHLPENLRMVMRIMKNAGYDDEALFIQQELADLKVSISKANSQEKTDLERVYNERMAKMNQLMSKKGVQTNSSMFKNYQEKIEKKFY; encoded by the coding sequence ATGAATTGGCAATTAATTGAGCTACAGATAAAAAAAGCACAAGAAGAAGGTGCCTTTGATAACCTTCATGGTGAAGGTAAACCATTACCACCCGATGAATTTGCTCATTTACCTGAAAATCTACGAATGGTTATGCGGATCATGAAGAACGCAGGTTATGACGATGAAGCGCTTTTTATACAACAAGAGCTTGCTGATTTAAAGGTGTCCATTTCCAAAGCAAACAGCCAAGAGAAGACGGATTTAGAACGAGTCTATAACGAACGCATGGCGAAAATGAACCAGTTGATGTCCAAAAAAGGCGTGCAAACGAATAGTAGTATGTTTAAAAACTACCAAGAAAAAATCGAAAAAAAATTTTACTAA
- a CDS encoding aspartate kinase, whose translation MSKKIVMKFGGTSVATPERIQHVAKRIMSQKLSGYEVIVVVSAMGKTTDQLVHLAQSITSTPSKREMDMLLATGEQVTIALLTMALHELEVEAKSFTGSQAGIITESVHRNARIEEMNVCKILQTIENGTIAIVAGFQGVDIDGEITTLGRGGSDTTAVALAAAIHAERCDIYTDVDGVYSCDPRYVTSARKLEEISYDEMLELANLGAGVLHPRSVEFAKNYQLPLRVRSSMASDEGTLVLEETEMEKNQVVRGVAFEKEIVRMTISYVKPFNGSLAKIFTTLAKHHVNVDIIVQSIQEGIAPSVSFSIKNEDFADAMAVLQQEKDALGYTSLDFEAGLSKVSIVGSGMVSNPGVAAQMFDRLRVEGIPIKMVSTSEIKVSVVVPQEQMVQAAEVLHEEFHLHEVLENVN comes from the coding sequence ATGTCAAAAAAAATCGTCATGAAATTTGGAGGAACTTCTGTTGCAACACCGGAAAGAATACAACACGTTGCAAAAAGAATAATGAGTCAAAAATTGTCCGGTTACGAAGTAATTGTGGTGGTTTCTGCTATGGGGAAAACAACGGATCAACTTGTTCATTTAGCGCAAAGCATCACTTCTACACCTTCTAAGCGTGAAATGGATATGTTGTTGGCAACTGGTGAACAAGTCACGATCGCTCTTTTAACGATGGCTCTTCATGAATTAGAAGTAGAAGCTAAATCTTTTACTGGTTCCCAGGCAGGAATCATAACAGAATCGGTGCATCGAAATGCACGAATCGAAGAAATGAATGTGTGTAAAATTCTTCAAACTATTGAAAATGGAACAATTGCGATTGTTGCAGGTTTTCAAGGAGTAGATATAGATGGAGAGATTACTACACTTGGTCGAGGGGGATCAGATACGACAGCGGTTGCTCTAGCTGCTGCGATACATGCAGAAAGATGTGATATTTATACGGATGTAGACGGCGTATATAGCTGTGATCCCCGATACGTAACGTCTGCCCGAAAACTGGAAGAAATTAGTTATGACGAAATGTTAGAGTTGGCTAATTTAGGTGCTGGAGTTTTGCACCCTCGTTCCGTCGAATTTGCAAAAAATTATCAATTACCGCTAAGGGTTCGTTCTAGCATGGCATCGGATGAAGGTACTTTAGTATTGGAGGAGACGGAAATGGAAAAAAATCAAGTCGTGCGTGGTGTTGCATTTGAAAAAGAAATTGTCCGAATGACGATTTCGTATGTGAAACCTTTTAATGGCTCTCTTGCAAAAATATTTACAACACTGGCGAAGCATCATGTAAATGTCGATATTATTGTTCAAAGTATTCAAGAAGGGATTGCGCCGAGTGTTTCATTTTCCATTAAAAATGAAGATTTTGCAGATGCGATGGCAGTATTGCAGCAAGAAAAAGATGCACTTGGGTATACGAGCTTGGATTTTGAGGCGGGACTTTCGAAAGTGTCGATTGTTGGTTCGGGAATGGTTTCAAACCCAGGTGTTGCGGCCCAAATGTTTGATCGATTACGAGTGGAAGGTATACCGATAAAAATGGTCAGCACTTCCGAAATCAAGGTTTCCGTAGTTGTTCCACAAGAACAAATGGTACAAGCAGCGGAAGTATTACACGAGGAATTTCATCTCCATGAAGTACTTGAAAATGTAAATTAA